From a single Mesotoga sp. Brook.08.105.5.1 genomic region:
- a CDS encoding L-ribulose-5-phosphate 4-epimerase: protein MLRELKEEVYRANVTLIESGLVKLTWGNASGISRKERLVVIKPSGVDYSDLSPDSMVVVDLEGRVVEGELRPSSDTPTHVLLYRCFGQIGGVVHTHSTWATSWAQAGKSIPCFGTTHADHFYNEVPCTRYLNAEETETDYELNTGRVIEEAFSERDYLGTPGVLVAGHGPFTWGKDVLDAVKNGIILEEIAKTACLSLLINAETSILPRYIMDKHYFRKHGKDAYYGQDPKNK from the coding sequence ATGCTACGTGAACTAAAAGAGGAAGTCTACAGAGCGAATGTTACGCTCATTGAATCCGGACTGGTAAAACTCACGTGGGGAAACGCAAGCGGAATCTCCAGAAAGGAGCGTCTCGTAGTTATTAAGCCGAGCGGGGTAGACTATTCCGATCTTTCCCCCGACAGTATGGTTGTTGTAGATCTTGAAGGAAGAGTGGTCGAAGGAGAGCTGAGGCCTTCTTCCGACACTCCAACTCACGTCCTTCTTTACAGATGCTTCGGGCAAATCGGCGGCGTGGTCCATACCCACTCAACCTGGGCAACTTCGTGGGCACAGGCGGGAAAAAGCATTCCCTGCTTTGGGACGACTCACGCCGATCACTTCTACAATGAAGTACCTTGTACTAGATATCTGAACGCCGAAGAGACAGAGACTGATTACGAGTTGAACACAGGCAGGGTAATCGAAGAAGCTTTTTCCGAGAGAGATTACCTCGGAACCCCAGGCGTCCTCGTCGCCGGTCATGGGCCCTTCACATGGGGAAAGGATGTACTGGACGCAGTCAAGAACGGCATAATTCTTGAAGAGATAGCCAAGACGGCATGTCTTTCACTTCTAATAAACGCGGAAACAAGCATTCTTCCAAGATACATAATGGACAAACACTATTTCCGAAAGCATGGGAAAGACGCGTACTATGGACAAGACCCGAAAAACAAGTGA
- a CDS encoding metal-dependent hydrolase, giving the protein MPDFRTHVYWGIATYPVFIFLSLTSIELLHVSPLQDSRLIGYGYLLFLLGSDVPDIDSKSALIKRIFEVLIAGLFACVFYSSVISPEIQPFILSWLNSMSLAVAISFSLSIGLGVIVSKAINLLSHRGFFHSLWGGFLYGLIIVTTVLLRSELLGGEMNYTEVLFLGVAGSVGYFLHLILDGAHGFARGRRVPAAQNEKDSI; this is encoded by the coding sequence ATGCCGGACTTTAGAACGCATGTTTACTGGGGAATAGCGACTTATCCTGTCTTCATCTTTCTCTCACTGACTTCAATCGAGCTCTTGCATGTCTCTCCTCTTCAAGACAGCAGGCTGATAGGCTATGGATATCTCTTGTTTTTGTTGGGAAGCGATGTACCTGATATTGATTCAAAAAGCGCTTTAATAAAGAGAATCTTCGAAGTGCTTATCGCTGGTCTCTTTGCCTGCGTCTTTTACTCTTCGGTGATTTCGCCAGAGATTCAGCCTTTTATTCTATCCTGGCTCAATTCTATGTCTCTTGCTGTTGCAATTTCCTTTTCTCTCTCTATTGGACTGGGCGTGATCGTCTCAAAAGCGATAAATCTTCTCAGTCACAGAGGCTTCTTTCATTCACTATGGGGAGGATTCCTCTATGGCCTGATCATCGTGACAACGGTGCTTCTAAGATCGGAACTGCTTGGGGGCGAGATGAACTACACAGAAGTGTTGTTTCTCGGTGTTGCCGGTTCTGTCGGCTACTTTCTTCATCTGATTCTCGATGGAGCCCACGGCTTTGCAAGAGGCCGGAGAGTACCTGCCGCTCAAAATGAAAAGGATAGTATATGA